GAGTGTTCCCACGACAACAAACATGATTGCCAGATGGCCCATCAGCTTTCTGCGTGCGCGGCGGAGCCGGTAGGCAAACGGAAGCAGCAGAGCAGCCCAGGCAACCGAGGGCAGACCATTGCTGTGGCTGTTCGTCGGTTGAGAAACCACAGCGGCCGTCTGCCCCGGCACATGGAAGGTGAGTGAGACATTGTCCAGCGTCGTCGTCGCAGGAACCTGCCACGAGTTCGCAGACAGTTGCATCCACGGCTTCGTGCTCAGCTCAGCGGTCGCTCCCTGCGGCAGACCGGTGACCGTAAGTGTCGCTGCAACCGGGAAGCTGCTTCCGCTCGTCGGAGCGATGGCGACCTGATACGTCGCCGAGTTACCGGGAACCACCGTCTGCGAAGCGCCGTTCCCTACCGCCTTGAGCGAGAAGTCGACGACACTCTGGGTTACGACGTTTGCCGTTGCCGCCACGTAGTTCGCATCTCCGCTGTAGACAGCGGTGATGGCATGACTTCCAGTGGCAAGAGCAGATGTAGTCAACGATGCAACACCGTTGCTCAGAGCCGCCGTTCCCAACAGGGTGCTGCCATCCATAAAGCTGATGCTGCCGGTAGGTTGAGTGGTTGAGGAGGCGACGGTAGAGGTCAAGGTGACATCGCCCTGCAGCATGCTCGTATTCACGCTGGAAGTAAGCGTGATACCCGGCGCGCCTTTTGCGGCGCTTCCGCTCTCCGGCAGCAATGCAGAGATACCGCCATCCGCCGTAATGCCCATGATGCCGGTACGCAGCCCATTACCTATCGGAGTGAAGTTGATCGTGATGGTGCAGTTTGCCTGCGCGGCCAAGGTTGCCGGGCAGGTTGTAGTGAATGGGAACTCTGTCGCATTCGTCGTACCGATTGCCAGATGCGTCAGCGGAAGTGCCGATCCGGTGTTCCTGATTGTCACCGTCTGCACCGCGCCCGTACCCACCGAGGTCACGGAGAAGCTCACCTGGGGAAGCGAGATATCGATCCCCGGCGGAATAGCGGACGCCGAGACCGCCACCACACCAACGGTCGAGGACGATGTCGAAGATGTGTTTGCCTGAACCGCCTGAGTATGCGGACGCATGATGCTGCCACCCGTCGCCGCAATGCCTGCTCCTGAAGAGAACGTCACCGTTCCGGTAATGGCGCCGGTGCTTGCCGGTGTCACCGTGATATCGACGGTGCAGGAGGCGCCGTTTGCCAGCGATGTACCGCAGTTGTCCGTCTCAGTGAACTGACCGCTGGGTGTAATCACCAGGTTGTTCAACGCCTGGCCGGTATTGTTCGTCAGCGTTGCGGTCTGCGAGGCGGAATGCTTACCTAAGGTCTGCACTCCGAAATTCATCACCGGCGGAGTAAGCGTCAGACCATAGGGACTGCCGTCACCCGCAAGCGAGACCTGTTGCGTACCACCGCCTGCATTGTCGTTGATCGTCAACACTCCCGTGCGATGGCCCAACGCCGTCGGCACGAAACGTGCCGTCAGCGTGCAGAATCCTCCCACTGGGACGGTCGCCCCGCAGTTGTCGGTCTCTGTAAAGTCGCCCTGGGTACTGAAACCGCTCATCTGCAGCGGGACATTCCCGCTGTTGGTCAGCGTCACACTTAACGCGGTACCCGTAGCCTGCGAGGTCGAGACGTAGGGATAGCTTCCGAACGCCAGCGTTGTTGGGAAGACAGTGACACCCGCCTGCTGGCCAACGCCGCTCAACGAGATCAGATGAATGCCATCGACATTGTTCGCGATCTGGATAACGCCGGTGCGTGTTCCTATCGTCGTAGGCGTCATCGTGACATTCAGGATGCAGTAGCCGCCCACGGGGATAGCGCTCGCCGTACAGGTATCCGTCTCAGCAAAATCTCCCGTCGCATTGATCGCCGTGATCTGCAACGGCGCCGATCCGGTATTCCACACCGTCACGGTCTGTGCCTGGCTGGCAGTGCCCACAGCCAAGCTACCGAAGAAGACCGTCGAAGGCGAGATGGCGATACCAGGAAGCGTTCCCTGTCCGCTCAACGCCACAACCGTCGACACCTGACCGGATGCATCGCTGAACTGCAGTGAGCCATACAGGGATCCCGTCGCAGTCGGCGCAAAGCTCACGCTGATCAGGCAGGAGCCGCCTACCGGCAACACCGCCGGGCATTGATCTGATTCAACGAAATTGTTCGACACGGTAATCGGGTTCAGTGTCAGCGGTGTTGTACCGGTGTTCTTCGCCGTCACTGTCTGCGCCATACTGACGGTGTTGACCACCTGTGCGCCAAAGAGCAGGAACGAGGGCGACATCGTAACGCTTGCATTCGTGCCCTCTCCCTGCAGCGTCACCGTCTGCGAACCGGCGGTATCACTGATCGTAACCGTGCCCGGCAACAATCCTGTCAAGGTTGGCGTGAAGGTTACATTGACGCTGCAGCTGGCGCCTGCCGCGATCTGTCCCGTGCAGTTGGTTGTATCCGCGAAGTTCGCCGTCGTGGTTACGGAATTGATGGTCACCGGACCGGTACCGGTGTTCGTAAAGATCACGGTTTGTGCCAACGAGGATGTATTGACCGGCCGGCTTCCAAAGAGCAGCTCAGCCGTGCTGAGAGTTGCTCCGGGAACCAGGCCTGTGCCCGTCAACGAGATCGTCTGCGATCCCTGGCTATCGCTTACAGTCAATACGCCGGATTCAGCACCCGCAATCTTCGGTGCATACACGACGTTGATCGTGCAGCTTGCGCCTGCAGCCAGCGAAGCCGCGCAGTTATTCGTTTGTGCGAAGTCTCCAACAATGCCGAAGCCGATTCCGGTAAGAGCTGCGCTGCCTGTATTGGTCAGCGTTGCGGTCAATGTTTGGCTTGCCGATCCGACCAGCGTTGCCGGGAATGCCTGCGCGCCCGGCGTCAACGACACGCCTGCCTCTGTTCCCGTACCGGAGAGATTCACCACCTGGCTCTGGCCGCCCGCATTGTCAGTCAACGTAAGAGTTCCCGTACGGCTGCCGATCGCTGTTGGCGTAAAGGTCACCGTCAAACTGCAGTTGCTGCCTGCCGGCACCGATGCGCACTTACCCGTCGTTGCGAAATCGCCTGTCGTCGCGATGTTCGAGATCACGAGCGGAGCCGTGCCTGTGTTGCGGATCGTCAGCGTCTGGCCCGTGCTTGCCGTAGAAACAACTTCACTGCCAAAACCCAGTGCAGCCGGTGAGACCTGGATGCCAGGCGCGGTGCCTATACCTGTCATCGGCACAGTCTGCGCTACGTTCGACTGTGCGTTGGTGATGGTCAAGGTCTCTGCACGCGATCCAGCGACTGTCGGTGTAAAGGTCACATTCACGCTGCAATTACCCTGCGCTGCAATCACCGCACACGCGCTTGCGGCGTGGAAGTCACCGTTTGCCTGTATGCCGGTGATGGTTACCGGGAAAGCATTGGGATTGGTAATGATCAGCGTCTGCGCCAGGCTGGTGGTGCCTACCGGCTGGTTGAGGAAGTTCAAGGACGCGAGACTGAGGTTCAGTGTCGCACCAATACTCGTGATACTCTGCGTCACCTGTGATGCCGCGACGTAATTGCTATTCCCCGCCTGATTCGCCGCCACGACGACTGGACCAACGCCTGTAACCGTCAACCGACTACCGCTGACTGCCCCAGGACCCGAAAGAACGCTGAAGACAACCGGATTTCCTGATGCTCCGCCGGTTGCGGACAGCAGAAGCGCTCCGCTTCCGTAGATCACCTGCGCCGGCAATGCGGCAAAGGTAATGCTCTGCGCGGCCGGTGAAATCACCACCGTGCCGGTCGCAGTGCCGCTGTAGTTGGCATCGTTGATCGTAGCCACCATGGTGTAGCTGCCTGCGGCCGTAGGAACAGTCGCACCACCGTTGTAGGTGGTGGTCACCGTAAGGCCGGAGGGCGAGGTGGTCACCGTGCCTGCCTGGGGCGATCCAGTGTAGGTGAGGTTCAGATTGCTCAGCGTTACTGTCGCCGTCGCCTGGTTCACCGCGAAGGTCTGCGCGGTACCGGTCACGGCCGCGTAGTTTGTTCCTGCTGTTGCACTTGCTGTCAGCGAGCAAGTACCTACTCCAACGTAGCGCACTACGCCACTGGTCACGGTGCAGATGCCGGTCGAGTTTGAAGTTACTGAGGCTGTGCCGTCACCGATATAGCTGAACGTAGGTATGAAATCGTGACCGTAGGTCCCGCTGGCCGGGAGGTTTGAAATGCTGATCGTCGGAGTCGCCTGGCTTACCGAAAACATCTGAGCCGTGCCGGTCACGGCTGCGTAGTTGCTGCCTGCTGTCGCACTTGCTGTCAGCGAGCAAGTACCTACTCCAACGTAGCGCACTACGCCACTGGTCACGGTGCAGATGCTGGTCGAGTTTGAAGTTACTGAGGCTGTGCCGTCACCGATATAGCCGAACGTAGGTATGAAATCGTGACCGTAGATCCCGCTGGCCGGAAGATTGGAGATACTGATCGTCGGCGCAGCCTGGCCCACAGAGAAGGTCTGGGCCGTACCCGTGACCGCCACGTAGTTCGTCCCTGCCGTTGCGCTTGCTGTCAGCGAGCAGGTGCCTACTCCAACGTAGTGCACTACACCACTCGTCACCGTGCAGACACTGCTCGAGTTCGAGCTCACCGACGTTGTGCCATCGCCGGTGTAACTGAAGGTCGGCGTGAAGCTGCCACCGTAGGTTCCGCTGGCCGGAAGATTCGAAACGCTGATTGTCGGCGTCGCCTGACCAACAGAGAAGGTCTGCGCAGTGCCAGTTACCGCTGCGTAGTTCGTTCCTGCCGTTGCGCTTGAAGTCAGCGAGCATGTGCCCACTCCGACGTAGTGCACCACGCCGCTGGTCACGGTACAGACACTGGTCGAGTTCGAGCTCACCGACGTCGTTCCATCGCCCGAATAGCTGAAGGTCGGCGTAAAGCTACCACCGTAAGTTCCGCTGGCAGGTAGGTTCGAGACGCTGATCGTCGGCGTCGCCTGACCCACAGAGAAGGTCTGCGCAGTGCCAGTTACCGCTGCGTAGTTCGTTCCAGCCGTTGCGCTTGAAGTCAGCGAGCATGTGCCCACTCCGACGTAGTGCACCACGCCGCTGGTCACCGTGCAGACGCTGGTCGAGTTCGAGCTCACCGAGGTTGTACCGTCGCCCGTATAGCTGAAGGTCGGCGTAAAGCTACCACCGTAAGTTCCGCTGGCAGGTAGGTTCGAGACGCTGATTGTCGGCGTCGCCTGACCGATGGAGAAGGTCTGCGCCGTACCGGTCACAGCCGCATAGTTCGTGCCCGCCGTAGCGCTCGCTGTCAATGAGCAGGTCCCCACGCCAGCGTAGTGCACGACACCGCTGGTCACCGTGCAGATGCTGGTCGAGTTCGAGCTCACCGAGGTTGTACCGTCGCCTGTATAGCTGAAGGTCGGCGTAAAGCTGCCGCCATAAGTTCCACTTGCCGGAAGGTTCGAGATACTGATCGTCGGCGTACCCTGGCCTACAGAGAAGGTCTGTGCTGAACCTGTAACCGTGTTGTAATTCGTACCCGCTGTCGCGCTCGATGTCAGCGAGCAGGTGCCTGTGCCAACGTAGTGCACTACACCGCTAGTCACCGTGCAGACGCTGGTCGAATTTGAGCTCACCGAAGTTGTGCCATCACCCGTGTAGCTGAAGGTCGGCGTGAAGCTGCCGCCGTAGCTTCCACTCGCTGGAAGGTTCGAGATGCTGATCGTTGGCGTCGCCTGGCCAACGGAGAAGGTCTGCGCCGAACCGGTCACTGCTCCATAGTTCGTGCCTGCCGTCGCGCTTGAGGTCAACGAGCAGGTACCAACCCCGACGTAATGAACCACGCCACTGGTGACGGTGCAGACGCCGGTCGAATTTGAGCTCACCGAAGCTGTGCCATCACCCGTGTAGCTGAAGGTCGGCGTAAAGCTGCCGCCGTAAGTTCCACTCGCCGGAAGGTTCGAGATACTGATTGTCGGCGTCGCCTGGCCAACGGAGAAAGTCTGCACGCTCCCCGTCACAGCAGCATAGTTCGTGCCCGCCGTCGCACTCGCTGTCATCGAGCATGTGCCCACACCAACGTAGTGCACCACGCCGCTGGTCACGGTACAGACACTGGTCGAGTTCGAGCTCACCGACGTCGTTCCATCGCCCGAATAGCTGAAGGTCGGCGTAAAGCTACCACCGTAAGTTCCGCTGGCAGGTAGGTTCGAGACGCTGATCGTCGGCGTCGCCTGACCCACAGAGAAGGTCTGCGCAGTGCCAGTTACCGCTGCGTAGTTCGTTCCAGCCGTTGCGCTTGAAGTCAGCGAGCATGTGCCCACTCCGACGTAGTGCACCACGCCGCTGGTCACCGTGCAGACGCTGGTCGAGTTCGAGCTCACCGAGGTTGTACCGTCGCCCGTATAGCTGAAGGTCGGCGTAAAGCTACCGCCATAAGTTCCACTGGCGGGAAGGTTCGAGACGCTGATTGTCGGCGTCGCCTGACCGATGGAGAAGGTCTGCGCCGTACTGGTCACAGCCGCATAGTTCGTGCCCGCCGTAGCGCTCGCTGTCAATGAGCAGGTGCCCACGCCAACGTAGTGCACTACACCGCTGGTCACCGTGCAGATGCTGGTCGAGTTCGAGCTCACCGAGGTTGTACCGTCGCCTGTATAGCTGAAGGTCGGCGTAAAGCTGCCGCCATAAGTTCCACTTGCCGGAAGGTTCGAGATACTGATCGTCGGCGTACCCTGGCCCACAGAGAAGGTCTGTGCTGAACCTGTAACCGTGTTGTAATTCGTACCCGCTGTCGCGCTCGATGTCAGCGAGCAGGTGCCTGTGCCAACGTAGTGCACTACACCGCTAGTCACCGTGCAGACGCTGGTCGAATTTGAGCTCACCGAAGTTGTGCCATCACCCGTGTAGCTGAAGGTCGGCGTGAAGCTGCCGCCGTAGCTTCCACTCGCTGGAAGGTTCGAGATGCTGATCGTTGGCGTCGCCTGGCCAACGGAGAAGGTCTGCGCCGAACCGGTCACTGCTCCATAGTTCGTGCCTGCCGTCGCGCTTGAGGTCAACGAGCAGGTACCAACCCCGACGTAATGAACCACGCCACTGGTGACGGTGCAGACGCCGGTCGAATTTGAGCTCACCGAAGCTGTGCCATCACCCGTGTAGCTGAAGGTCGGCGTAAAGCTGCCGCCGTAAGTTCCACTCGCCGGAAGGTTCGAGATACTGATTGTCGGCGTCGCCTGGCCAACGGAGAAAGTCTGCACGCTCCCCGTCACAGCAGCATAGTTCGTGCCCGCCGTCGCACTCGCTGTCATCGAGCATGTGCCCACACCAACGTAGTGCACTACACCGCTGGTCACAGAGCAGACGCTGGTCGAATTCGAGCTCGCCGAAGCTGTGCCGTCGCCGGTATAGCTGAAGGTCGGCGTAAAGCTGCCGCCATAAGTCCCGCTAGCTGGCACATTTGAGATGCTGATCGTCGGCGTCGCCTGGCCAACAGAGAAGGTCTGCGCTGTACCCGTGGTTGCGTTGTAGTTGGTCCCAGCCGTTGCACTCGCTGTCAGCGAACAGGTGCCCGTGCCAACATAGTGCACCACGCCGCTGCTCACGGTACAAACACTGGCCGAGTTCGAGCTTACGGATTTCGTACCATCGCCGGTGTAGCTGTATGTCGGTGTAAAGCTGCCGCCATAGGTTCCACTGGCAGGCAGATTCGAGATCGCAATCGTCGTTGATTGCTTTGAGGACACCGTTATCGATGTAGTCGCTTCGGCGTCGTCCGAGGTGTTGAGAGTCGTGTCGATCTGCGAGGCGGATACCAGGCCGTAGAAGAAATCGGTATACGTTCCCACAGTGGCAGGGATCGCGGTCTGGAAGGTCAGATCTGCCGAACCGTTCGCGGGGACAGTGAAGGTACCCGACCAGATCAATGTACTTCCGTTGATCGATGGATCGGAGATAGAGGCTCCTGCAAAGGTGGAGCTGCCGTTGATGTAGTTCTCCGCGTCCGGCGAGGCCGCCAGGGCATCGATGAATTCATCCAGGGAAGCCGCAACCGACCCGGAATTGGTGATATGCACCGTATACGTAGCGGTACCGCCGCTAAGCCCGAATGAGGTCGGTGTCACCGACATGGACAACAGCAGCGTGTTGGTGGCGGCCTGAATGGGCGGAATATTTCCCAGCGACGAGACCGTGGTGTGTTTGATCTGCGAACCGCTATTGATATACGCAATCGGCTGTACCGATGTCGTACTGGATGTCGTTCCTGTCACCTGGTAGGTGTACGTCACCGTGTAGTCGGCACTGGCAATCGCCGAAATCGCCGAGGTGGGGATCTGCAGCATGTCGGTGTATGTTCCGGTTCCACCGTTGCTGAAAGTAAGG
This genomic window from Terriglobus albidus contains:
- a CDS encoding choice-of-anchor D domain-containing protein is translated as MIRKSAVIGLLAMLWMVCLSCRAYASLGASTTQNNITITQSFSSVYYVDTKTSPYPTGFYAVYNVTNNSTTDLSDVWVTVGNFTGGTVYLSLGGNDTGVSHLGSLAAGATKAAYFFLGVDCSSFTSGNCNISSAQGVTVDVYLGPPTNNLLATLTTNDITVYDTIAASANKVTGGSVSTTTPSVGSTFTVTVNGSTGSIGGSNIFALSPQTSTSFPADAFRLTKTSLTFSNGGTGTYTDMLQIPTSAISAIASADYTVTYTYQVTGTTSSTTSVQPIAYINSGSQIKHTTVSSLGNIPPIQAATNTLLLSMSVTPTSFGLSGGTATYTVHITNSGSVAASLDEFIDALAASPDAENYINGSSTFAGASISDPSINGSTLIWSGTFTVPANGSADLTFQTAIPATVGTYTDFFYGLVSASQIDTTLNTSDDAEATTSITVSSKQSTTIAISNLPASGTYGGSFTPTYSYTGDGTKSVSSNSASVCTVSSGVVHYVGTGTCSLTASATAGTNYNATTGTAQTFSVGQATPTISISNVPASGTYGGSFTPTFSYTGDGTASASSNSTSVCSVTSGVVHYVGVGTCSMTASATAGTNYAAVTGSVQTFSVGQATPTISISNLPASGTYGGSFTPTFSYTGDGTASVSSNSTGVCTVTSGVVHYVGVGTCSLTSSATAGTNYGAVTGSAQTFSVGQATPTISISNLPASGSYGGSFTPTFSYTGDGTTSVSSNSTSVCTVTSGVVHYVGTGTCSLTSSATAGTNYNTVTGSAQTFSVGQGTPTISISNLPASGTYGGSFTPTFSYTGDGTTSVSSNSTSICTVTSGVVHYVGVGTCSLTASATAGTNYAAVTSTAQTFSIGQATPTISVSNLPASGTYGGSFTPTFSYTGDGTTSVSSNSTSVCTVTSGVVHYVGVGTCSLTSSATAGTNYAAVTGTAQTFSVGQATPTISVSNLPASGTYGGSFTPTFSYSGDGTTSVSSNSTSVCTVTSGVVHYVGVGTCSMTASATAGTNYAAVTGSVQTFSVGQATPTISISNLPASGTYGGSFTPTFSYTGDGTASVSSNSTGVCTVTSGVVHYVGVGTCSLTSSATAGTNYGAVTGSAQTFSVGQATPTISISNLPASGSYGGSFTPTFSYTGDGTTSVSSNSTSVCTVTSGVVHYVGTGTCSLTSSATAGTNYNTVTGSAQTFSVGQGTPTISISNLPASGTYGGSFTPTFSYTGDGTTSVSSNSTSICTVTSGVVHYAGVGTCSLTASATAGTNYAAVTGTAQTFSIGQATPTISVSNLPASGTYGGSFTPTFSYTGDGTTSVSSNSTSVCTVTSGVVHYVGVGTCSLTSSATAGTNYAAVTGTAQTFSVGQATPTISVSNLPASGTYGGSFTPTFSYSGDGTTSVSSNSTSVCTVTSGVVHYVGVGTCSLTSSATAGTNYAAVTGTAQTFSVGQATPTISVSNLPASGTYGGSFTPTFSYTGDGTTSVSSNSSSVCTVTSGVVHYVGVGTCSLTASATAGTNYVAVTGTAQTFSVGQAAPTISISNLPASGIYGHDFIPTFGYIGDGTASVTSNSTSICTVTSGVVRYVGVGTCSLTASATAGSNYAAVTGTAQMFSVSQATPTISISNLPASGTYGHDFIPTFSYIGDGTASVTSNSTGICTVTSGVVRYVGVGTCSLTASATAGTNYAAVTGTAQTFAVNQATATVTLSNLNLTYTGSPQAGTVTTSPSGLTVTTTYNGGATVPTAAGSYTMVATINDANYSGTATGTVVISPAAQSITFAALPAQVIYGSGALLLSATGGASGNPVVFSVLSGPGAVSGSRLTVTGVGPVVVAANQAGNSNYVAASQVTQSITSIGATLNLSLASLNFLNQPVGTTSLAQTLIITNPNAFPVTITGIQANGDFHAASACAVIAAQGNCSVNVTFTPTVAGSRAETLTITNAQSNVAQTVPMTGIGTAPGIQVSPAALGFGSEVVSTASTGQTLTIRNTGTAPLVISNIATTGDFATTGKCASVPAGSNCSLTVTFTPTAIGSRTGTLTLTDNAGGQSQVVNLSGTGTEAGVSLTPGAQAFPATLVGSASQTLTATLTNTGSAALTGIGFGIVGDFAQTNNCAASLAAGASCTINVVYAPKIAGAESGVLTVSDSQGSQTISLTGTGLVPGATLSTAELLFGSRPVNTSSLAQTVIFTNTGTGPVTINSVTTTANFADTTNCTGQIAAGASCSVNVTFTPTLTGLLPGTVTISDTAGSQTVTLQGEGTNASVTMSPSFLLFGAQVVNTVSMAQTVTAKNTGTTPLTLNPITVSNNFVESDQCPAVLPVGGSCLISVSFAPTATGSLYGSLQFSDASGQVSTVVALSGQGTLPGIAISPSTVFFGSLAVGTASQAQTVTVWNTGSAPLQITAINATGDFAETDTCTASAIPVGGYCILNVTMTPTTIGTRTGVIQIANNVDGIHLISLSGVGQQAGVTVFPTTLAFGSYPYVSTSQATGTALSVTLTNSGNVPLQMSGFSTQGDFTETDNCGATVPVGGFCTLTARFVPTALGHRTGVLTINDNAGGGTQQVSLAGDGSPYGLTLTPPVMNFGVQTLGKHSASQTATLTNNTGQALNNLVITPSGQFTETDNCGTSLANGASCTVDITVTPASTGAITGTVTFSSGAGIAATGGSIMRPHTQAVQANTSSTSSSTVGVVAVSASAIPPGIDISLPQVSFSVTSVGTGAVQTVTIRNTGSALPLTHLAIGTTNATEFPFTTTCPATLAAQANCTITINFTPIGNGLRTGIMGITADGGISALLPESGSAAKGAPGITLTSSVNTSMLQGDVTLTSTVASSTTQPTGSISFMDGSTLLGTAALSNGVASLTTSALATGSHAITAVYSGDANYVAATANVVTQSVVDFSLKAVGNGASQTVVPGNSATYQVAIAPTSGSSFPVAATLTVTGLPQGATAELSTKPWMQLSANSWQVPATTTLDNVSLTFHVPGQTAAVVSQPTNSHSNGLPSVAWAALLLPFAYRLRRARRKLMGHLAIMFVVVGTLAALAGLTGCGSSNGFFGQAAKNYTVTVTVTAGPDSHSTDLELNVQ